The following coding sequences are from one Paenibacillus stellifer window:
- a CDS encoding tyrosine-type recombinase/integrase has product MAKGSIEKRGKSSWRLTVELGTDASGERDVERKTIRVEDPELLRAPRRLQNYLDEELVKFKMEVEAGHYIRPEKLTFQAFTEKWVQKFVEPELEEKTQGNYKFHVDRRILPYFGSMHMDKIKTMHITDYLDYLRTPEACLKKDGKALGSATIVYNYRVLSSIFSKAVEWKVLKENPMTGVKKPRENDVREMEYYDEQEIQLLFAALEDEAIDVRVLITLAITTGMRRGELAGLEWKNIDLQNGVIDIKQTVPMLKDGKPVIKGPKNKASKRSISLSPSVINELKLYRTEWRKMKLKLGDKWTAPTDQEFLFCRTNGEPSDPQRLTKRWIAFHRKHVLKPIRLHDLRHTSVSWMIFKKIHSEAIARRVGHTNTKMLEIYGHIFKSVDKAAAEAFDDMFKPTVRKKG; this is encoded by the coding sequence ATGGCAAAAGGCAGCATAGAAAAGCGCGGCAAAAGCTCATGGCGGCTGACTGTGGAACTCGGTACCGATGCGAGCGGTGAGCGCGATGTTGAGCGGAAAACGATCCGAGTTGAAGATCCTGAACTGCTTCGCGCTCCCCGCCGTTTACAAAACTATCTCGACGAAGAACTCGTAAAATTCAAGATGGAGGTAGAAGCGGGACACTACATCCGTCCCGAAAAGCTCACCTTCCAAGCGTTCACAGAGAAATGGGTTCAGAAGTTCGTGGAACCGGAGCTCGAGGAAAAGACGCAGGGCAATTATAAATTTCATGTCGATCGTCGCATCCTCCCTTACTTCGGCAGCATGCATATGGACAAGATCAAGACGATGCACATTACTGATTACCTGGACTATCTCCGGACGCCAGAGGCATGCCTGAAGAAAGACGGTAAGGCGCTAGGCTCAGCCACAATTGTTTATAATTACCGGGTTCTTAGCAGTATCTTCAGCAAAGCCGTCGAATGGAAAGTGCTGAAAGAGAATCCGATGACGGGAGTAAAAAAGCCTCGGGAAAATGATGTTCGTGAAATGGAATATTATGACGAACAAGAGATTCAGCTGCTATTTGCTGCTTTAGAGGACGAAGCAATTGATGTACGTGTTCTAATCACTTTGGCCATAACAACAGGTATGCGCCGTGGTGAGCTGGCCGGTTTGGAATGGAAAAACATTGATCTCCAGAATGGTGTTATCGATATCAAACAGACGGTGCCTATGCTTAAGGATGGCAAGCCTGTTATTAAAGGCCCAAAAAATAAAGCTTCTAAACGCAGCATATCCCTTTCGCCTTCGGTCATTAATGAGCTAAAGCTATACCGAACCGAATGGCGCAAGATGAAGCTCAAATTGGGTGATAAATGGACAGCCCCCACTGATCAGGAATTCCTCTTCTGTCGTACAAACGGCGAACCATCAGATCCTCAGCGCCTAACTAAGCGATGGATCGCTTTCCATCGGAAGCATGTGCTTAAACCTATCCGACTTCACGACCTCCGTCACACCTCAGTATCATGGATGATATTTAAGAAGATCCATTCTGAGGCCATTGCAAGGCGCGTAGGCCACACGAACACCAAAATGCTGGAGATATACGGACATATATTCAAATCGGTCGACAAGGCTGCTGCAGAGGCCTTTGACGATATGTTCAAGCCAACAGTCCGAAAGAAGGGCTAA
- the dinD gene encoding DNA damage-inducible protein D produces the protein MTNKPTNEHETPFEEARQEDENGNEYWTGRILARILDYSDFRNFEKAVKKAIIACINSGQEAEDHFVESNEMVEIGSNARRSIRDYRLSRYACYLIIQNADPSKEIVALGQTYFAVQTRKQEVFEQATEEQRRVMLREELRKHNSQLADAAYQAGVLTTIDFAVFQNHGYKGLYGGLDAKAIHSHKGLKKSQKILDHMGSTELAANLFRATQAEEKIRREDIQGKDNANRAHYDVGAKVRQTIKELGGTMPENLPVHEDVKKVEKKLLKDNKTLPKGE, from the coding sequence ATGACGAATAAGCCAACCAACGAACACGAAACCCCGTTTGAAGAAGCACGCCAAGAAGATGAGAATGGCAATGAATACTGGACTGGCCGTATTCTCGCTCGAATTTTAGATTATTCAGATTTCCGTAATTTTGAGAAAGCCGTCAAGAAGGCAATAATTGCCTGTATCAATAGCGGACAAGAAGCGGAGGACCATTTTGTTGAGTCCAACGAAATGGTCGAGATCGGTTCCAACGCCCGTCGTTCCATTCGTGATTATCGCCTTTCACGCTATGCCTGTTACCTCATCATTCAGAACGCTGACCCTTCCAAGGAGATCGTCGCCCTGGGCCAAACATACTTTGCCGTCCAGACACGGAAGCAGGAGGTCTTCGAGCAAGCTACAGAAGAGCAGCGGCGCGTCATGCTGCGGGAAGAACTGCGGAAGCATAACTCCCAGCTGGCAGATGCAGCATATCAGGCTGGCGTGCTCACCACAATTGATTTTGCTGTATTCCAGAATCATGGATACAAAGGGCTGTACGGCGGACTGGACGCAAAGGCTATTCACAGCCACAAGGGTCTGAAGAAGTCACAGAAGATTCTCGATCACATGGGCAGCACTGAACTGGCAGCCAACCTATTCCGGGCAACCCAAGCTGAAGAGAAAATACGCCGAGAAGATATCCAAGGTAAGGATAATGCCAATCGTGCTCATTATGATGTAGGGGCCAAGGTACGGCAAACCATTAAAGAGTTAGGCGGCACAATGCCAGAGAACCTGCCGGTGCATGAAGATGTCAAAAAAGTGGAGAAGAAGCTGCTGAAAGATAACAAGACCCTTCCTAAAGGTGAATGA
- a CDS encoding helix-turn-helix domain-containing protein — protein sequence MSNEPESKSPAADLLLAALQELKEMKIEVTVNIRTAGDPSDPIRPTPKVPPQLDITRTEELLPPVLSPADIQKFLGIGQRQVYELLNSEDFHAARVGRRLFVSRAVFIEWLEGRSEDKEVKRRR from the coding sequence GTCACCCGCTGCCGATCTGCTGCTCGCTGCCCTGCAGGAGCTCAAGGAGATGAAGATCGAGGTGACGGTGAATATCCGGACTGCCGGGGACCCTTCCGATCCTATCAGGCCAACACCAAAGGTACCTCCGCAGCTTGACATTACGAGAACCGAGGAACTGCTGCCGCCCGTGCTCTCCCCTGCAGATATTCAAAAGTTTCTGGGGATCGGGCAACGACAGGTGTACGAGTTGCTGAATTCCGAGGATTTCCACGCTGCCCGGGTAGGCCGGCGCCTGTTCGTATCAAGAGCAGTATTCATTGAATGGCTGGAAGGAAGATCAGAAGACAAGGAGGTAAAGCGAAGAAGGTAG